Within the Miscanthus floridulus cultivar M001 chromosome 17, ASM1932011v1, whole genome shotgun sequence genome, the region tacgcaatgtactcatggtgcagccgttaagttgttttgcaggtgaCCAGGGCATCTTCCCAAGACTAGCCTCGGTGAATGTAATGGTTAGCAGACCTTGGAACGGGTGTTCTCCAAGATGAGCTGCGTGTAACCTGTCGAGTAGATGAGCGACAAGAGCGACAACCCAGGGCAGGGATAGAATTGTTCAGAGCTTTAGACTTAGTAGAAATCGTATAATCTTGAATCCCATTCTGTTATCAACAATGTTTCAGGAATGAGCGTGAGACTGGAGCGTGTATGTGATTGAGTCACCCAGTATGCATTGTATTGGGTATGTGTGTGTAACTCAGCGCaaagatcctgaagaggagttgctacgTGCGCTCCTGGGGGCCTCGAAGTTGTTAATTCGATAACCCCCGTCGGCTTCGATATCGGTCCCGGACAGGACGGGTATTGAGGTGCGACAGCCGTAGCCTGGGCTCACCGGCCTGGCGCAGCGGCAAAGTGGAGCGAGTCCATCGGGGCCTGCTTGCCGGAGTGGTGAGCGTCCAAGCCTACGCCGGAgccagggatggattccgccAGTGGCAGAGcaccccttctccttcctcccggAGCCCACGCGCGGCTAAGCTTGGGCCCGCGATGGAGCTCTCGCATCTGGGTCGGGGTAGCCATGCCCGAGCTCTGGGGGCGGCGGACGCCGGCTGAGGGGCCGCGCCACCAGGGCGGCGTGTTGACGGGGAGGACGAGCGTCGACGCTTGGTACTCGCACACGTGGGAGAGAACCAAGGCTAGGGGAAGAAAAAAAGAACGAACCGTTATCTATGTAACCAGTGATAGATGGGTAATTTTTTGCCCCAAGAGCCAGTGAAAGCAAGAGAAATGTGCTTTTGGATTTGTACTATGAAAAAATGTGCTTTTGGATTTGTACTATAGAAAAAGCTGCTTTTGGACAAAAGCAGCTATGACTTTTGGTCCCTTTAGTTGAGCTTGGGCCTGAATTAGCTTCCACGCAAAATGGCCCGGCACAAGAAAATTTATTTTCTTTTAAGTGCTCAGAGAGGGATAGGTTCAGATGGTACACTCATAGGCAACACAGCAGGAATTGAAGGCTAAGTATCATCACTGATGAAGCCTTAAAAGACTAGAGAGCCTGAATTGGCATAAACGTTGTGTTCTGCAGTTTCTACTATATGTTCATCGTGTATGACAACATGTAAATTGGTATTAGATGCAAATTTTGCTAGAAATACTCTTTTGAGCTCTTTTGGAGTAGTGTTCCAGCACAATATATCCACACACAGAGATACGAAATTTTCGCAACGACAAGAAGGGTGCAAGCAACAACTAAAAAATTCTGCAGAACAGAATCGATTCAATCCACTGCTATATAACCAGGTCAAGTGAAGGTTAATCCGGAATAACCCGGGTGACAAACTGGCATAAACCCCGGAAAAGAACAAAATATAATGCGGAACAGGCCTAATGGGCTACCTAGCCTGCTCTGTTTCAGCATAAACAAAACTAACCAGTAAAGCCCAACTGTACCCGCATGAACTAGCCAAGCAAATTAATTAATTACCTTTTGTGTTTCCTTATAAAAAGAGGGAAACAATAATTCAGACACAAGCGTCCCTGAAAATGATTCAAACATGTGTACACAAATTGCCATTACACAGTTATGTTCATGCGTAAACATGGACGATGAACACTGTTAGGAACTAGATCAGTAGATGAAAGGATTCCGTACAAGTCCAGCTTTTTTTTTAAACAAAGTACCTAAGAGAGTGACCCTTAATCCTGGTTCACCCTACTATGTTCTGGGCCCTGCTTCTACATTGCCAGTCCGAACAGGAATCACGTTACAAGGTGTGTACTTCTCCAGGTCAATCTATTGATTGAGTCTATAGCTTCTTCCTCTgaaggcaccagtcccggcattGCCGTTAGCTGGTGGCCGGACAGGAGCGTTGGCTTGCATGCCTATTCTGAATCGAGCAACAATCTTATGTCTGTGCAAGTGCAGCAGGTTAAGGAGACAAGGAGCAGAGATATTTTCAAAAATAAAGTAGCAATAGCAGAGAAATTGATCTTAGTTGTATATGCAAACTGAAAGAGAATGCTTTGGCCACGACCGTGTAAAAGGATACACCCATTTCGGGGTCTTCAGGTAGTTCTTTCCGGTGGCAAGAGGGTGCAACACCGAAAAGAAGTAGTATAGATGTCCAACCATGATACCCAGAAGGCCAGGCTTTAATGATGACCCAAATATCGTATCCAATAAGAGCATAACCCATGGAAGATAAAACGCCTGCAAAAAAAATGGGAGTACATCAACTACTAACGAATTAATCATATTGTCCACAGGTCCGCAAGGCTTACTTTGCCTGTTCACCAATTGAGCAACACGGAGATGGGAATTGCAATCAATGGTAGTGAAATTACATACCCTCAATTGGACAAGGCCGTATATATTTATCTGAGCATTCGGATTCTCTCGGCTCCAGACATAAACAAGCATGCTGACCATAGGTATTCCCAATGCATAAGTATTCAATATGGGAATAACAGACACCACCTGATTCAAGTAATACAGAGTTATACGCAAGTTTAGTAGAAGTTCAAGAGTGTCTCTTGGTTTGGTCTAATCTGaaattctgaaaaaaaaaactgaccaATAGTGAGATGGCGCCAAATATCATCGTCCACAAGAAATCTGCTGTCCGTTTATCAAATGCTCCCTTTTCCAACATGACACCATACCTTGCTCTATGTAAGTCAATTTCAAACAgccaaagataatttaaaattatAGATACTGTGGAAGTAACAATATTTTATCATTGGTGTTCAGCAAAACTTTCACTTACATCATCAGAAGGCGAATACCGAAGTTTATGGAAAATGGTCCCAGAAAGAAGAAACTTGTAAATAGCCTCCATACCTGCAGGGttcatttttttaatatataaaaaatgaagaTATGGAGTAGGAGTGCAaaacatgtactccctccatttcaaattataagtcgctttgacttttttagtacatccattttgctatgcatttagatataataatatgtctagatacatagcaaaatgaatgaaccaaaaaagtcaaagcgacttataatttggaacggagggagtaatttaCAAGTTCCAAGCATAAGTACATGATAGACAAATCAAAACAAAAGTGTTCTGATCTATTCATAGAAAACAAATATAGCAGAGAGGAATGCAATACATATATTTCAGAACAAACTCAAGCAAAGTAACTTCCCCTTAATTATCAGGCAAGGTAATCCAGCATGTTACAATGTCCTACCTAATAGAAGCTTACAATGTTTTGCAGTCGAAACTAAGCGATAATAATGTCGAAACTAAGAGAAAACAGAAACAGAAGCTTACCTCAAACTTCTTGAACACCCGAGGGTAATATAATATAAGAAAATCGTCATCCAGGATCTGGAGCCGAACTAGCACGGTGGTAAAGAAACACAATGTCCCATATGCCTTGCTTATAGGTGGAAGTGATTTGTAGTACCTGAAGAAGGCAAGTGAGCACACATTCCAAAGCGGCTTCAAAGCTAAAGGATTTATACCTGTTTCTTTGCACAAAGTCTCCAGAAACTAgcactccatccgttccaaattctaagacattttggcttttctagatatatagcaaaataagcaatgtatctagacatagtgtatatctaagtgcatagcaaaagtcaCGTATCTAGagaagccaaaatgtcttatgaTTTGAAACAGAGGGGGTAATAATTTACAACTAATGCATGAGCAGAAATAAGAGCAGTAGTAGTAAACCAATGGACAATACATCACTCTATTACTTTACGTGATACAATCAAGATACAAAATTTGCAATTAGAAGCATAAGCACAACGACAAGGCTAAAGTTACTGGCACAAGCTATTCCCTCCCAATTGCATTATAGATTCATGGTCAATTCTGCATATATCACTCTGATGTTTTGTCTCTTCTCTTTTACCTGTTGCATTTTAATGCATGTGCCAACTGCCAACATTTTATAACTTTGGCCACTAATTTTCATTTATTCATATTTTTCACATACAAATGATATTAGTTGATGCTTCACAGTATAGTTTTAATTATTTTGGCCAGCATATAACTAGAAGAGGTAAGGATCAAAGGGTGCACAATGGAGACTGCTAATAGTCAAATTGGCAATTGAAGCGGAATTGAGGTAGTTGCCTGCTCAATTGATGTGTTTGGTGAATGGACAGTGGACACTATAGAGGGTAGGAGAGGAGTACAAAAATCATGAGTTCATAAACTGGCTCAAGAACCCATATCAGAACCTCATGCCTCAAGCCCTCAATTAACAAATTCAAATAGGAATAATTTAGCAGAGCTAAGGGTCACAGGCTCAGAGAATCAGGCTAAACTGGTTCGATCATTTCAGCTAGTACAAAAATGGTGACAGTTTCAGATGACCAGATCTACGGATTTTAACCACCGACACCAACATCTTTAATCAAATTCTTTTGTTGATTGGCAGAGTCATCACCAGTATCAAGGGCCCAATAATCAAAGATCATCAAAGGGGGTGTCTTCATGATATATTGTACTGTCAATGATGCCCCAGCAAAAGCAAAAGGGGAAAGAAAAACAAGTCGTGTTTGTAGATTTCGACAACAGCAAAGTGGCAAAATATTTTTAGTAATTTATAGAATACCTCTATGCATCAGATGATGCACACTCCAGTTCTTCCTTTCGAATTAAACTAATCGTGAATAATGCTTCAAATACCCTTATTCAGAAACCAGGAATCATTTTTCGCCAAAGACACTAAGTATGCAGCACAAACAATCATGGAACTAAATGATATAAAAATGATCTGTAAGGATTACATATTGATATATTGTCGTCACTGACACGTCCAGATAACCTTCCAGCccaagatcacaaagtttgaAGTGCATGGAAAATTTATTGTTATTCAAACTTGAATGAAAATGGAGCCTGTAAACAACCAATTCAGGTGCTAGAATTTTCACAGGAATAAAGGAAAGTGGTGAATCAACTTCGCTTCTAAGTTGAAAGActatttatcatgagtgataactAACCCTTCATCTTGTGACAGTACAAACTCGCAGTACAAAGCCGGATGATATGTATATAACGCTGTACCAGTCCAGCAACATACAGATAAGATCACTAGAGAACCGACGAACATGAACCTATCAGCTTAAATCCCCCACCAATTTCGAAGCCGAACCCTAAGGGACCAAAGTGGCGCTACGACTCCGCAACCCCAGCCCTCTACTGTGCAACACAAGGATAAGCCCACTCTATTCTGATAAAAATGAGAGAATCCATCGATTACTCGGAACAGTTCAGCTCGAATTCCTCTAGCAATCCCCAATCCGAATCACGGGGGCCTACCATATGACATCTACACGTCGGAATCTGAGATCGAAGCTCGGAATCAGATGAAACCGCTGTAAGAGTCGAGGAGACTCACTCGGCGGGCGAAGACATCTTCACGAGTCGATGGATCCGAGGCCTCGACGTTCCCGTGGTCTAGTCTCCTCTCGCGTCCTCTTCCTTCTTCTCGTCGTCCCGTTCGAAGCTTGGGACTTGGGAGGAGGAAGAACCGAAGAAGAGCTGGGGTTGAAACCGAGGTCGCCGCGCCTGCGGGAACCTTCTGGAGGAGAGAAGCAAACGCACCGTTGATCTCCGATCGGAGGGATGAAGATGGCTCGACACGTAGGTGTGTGCGCTACGGCGCAGATTGGTCGTGCTACGCGGCTGGATGCTGAGGTGGCCTTGGTCGTGTGCTACGTCGAACTGACCCGGAGTTTGATTTAGAACGCTGCAGGACCTGATCGGCCGTGTTAGGGTAAGTAGTCCCTCAAAATTTGACCCCTTACTCTCACGAAGGAGAATCCCTTGTTCAGATTTCAGCCTTTATTTTTCCTCTGTGCTCCAAATAAACCCTCATTTGGTCCTTCCCTCACCTATATTTTATATATAACTTCTGACTACCGAGTCCAGCATTTTATATGTAAACCGTGTTATTTGAAATTGGTATTGTTGGAATAGATATTTCGAATCGAATTAACAAATCAAGCACAAGCCAAAACATATAATTAAATAATGTTATTCTTTTTTCTCCCTCACATCAATCTCACAGCTCGCACTCAGCACTCCATCCGCACGTACATAACTCCCTCTCCCTCTTTTTGCTTTGTAGCAGGGGAAGTCAGGGCCTGGAAAGAGTAGCATCAAGGGGCCAGGGACTCACGGAGCCACGCACAGTAGGGGAAAGGGAGCGCCGCATAACATAGCGCAACAGCAGCAGAAGAGGGCCTAGCACAGGCAGCCAGCGAGCGATGGCGGCCACACCGGCCAGATCTACCAGCACGGATGGAGGCCACGGGGAGAAGAAGGAAGGCACCGAGCCTACCTGGACGAAAGACTCCACGACGACGTGGGAGTAAGCCGTTGGTCTCCTAGGTGGAGAGCTCGGATCGGAGTCCCCCACACCTAGGAGTTTGTTTTCTAGGACAGAGAAATAAGAGACCCTCATCCATCGAAGCTAGGATCAGAGAACGGTTGGAGACGAGATTTTGTGTTTCATCCCTCAAAAATAAGATAGGAGTTGAGATAAGGGGCTCATTGGAGTTGCTCTTATTGTATCCACTACAATAACACCTAATCGGACATGGCTAACGCACGAGAGGCTCACCGCACATCGCATGACCGTCGTCAACCTCGTGcagccccttccccttcttcctcgTGGCGTCCCCTTCTTTCTCCTCACCGGCGTCTTCTTCGTTCCCAGTGACCCTCTCCCCCGCCGCTGCCCCCTCCTGTCGCTTTGGTGCCCTAGCGTGCCCGCGGTGGCTGCCTTCACCcccctcaccggagctcgccctCCCCGAAACTCCACCGCCCTAACCTGACCCGGGCGCCACGGCCACTAGGTCCATAACTGCCCTCCGACCATCCCCACCGCCTGGCCAGCCTTCCTTCCCCCAAACCCTCCCTTTGTAAGCCCGCTGGAGTTGAAGATGAGAGGAGAGCTCGCTGGAACCCTAACTCAaagatctaggaggaggaggccTACCTCGCCGGATACGCCATGGCCGCCGATAAATCCGCCGGATCCGCCATGGTCGGCACGGGTGGGGCGCAGGCATGGGCGGTGGGGAGGAAGCCACTGGTcgcgtgagagagagagagagagagtgaggggaGGCAGGCGTGGGGAGTGGTTGTGCGGGTCATGTAAAATACGGTCATCCGTATCGAAGTCATTACCTAATCAATTTGCCTTTTCTTTGTTAGTCAGCTGCATCGAGCGTACCTCACTTAGAATCGTTGTTGGATTCTCAACAACAATAAACAATGTTTAGAAAAGGTAGGTTTCTTTCTCAGGGTCGTCTCGGGAATTTCATAGACTCTATGCTAAATTAGTATTATATATGTCCTAATCTTATCTACGAGATATAATGCTATACAACATACTATTTGAAAACATATCATTTTACTGGACTTGTCTTCAAAATAGCATTTACTGTTTATTTGAAAAGAATTATTCATTACTAATTGTTAAATAATTTCAAGACCATTTTTAATAAATTAAATAATCGACTATTTTAGAATCTATTGCATCCTAATAAGTTAGACCAACTATATCAAGTTGAAAAATATcaaaatttattttattattatttcatCAGGTGATTAAGTCGACTTTATTGTGGTGTATTTATTGCTCACCAATGGAAGAGAAATTAAATTCAACTAAATTCAAATCACAAACTTGATGAACACATGATTAGATTGAAAAGCGAAAAAAACTATGTAGTGGTTGAAAAGAAAAAAATCTGCTCTGAGGTTATTGGAACTTGGATTCCTAACTTGTATTTGATCTATGAAAGTGTTGGAAGTTCCAAGGTCTTAGTAGCGGTTGTTggagcaagaaggacaaggatttTTTTATGAAGTAGTATCACATTATGATGATGATTCAATCTATTAAGATTGCATTTCAGCTTCTAATGGTATCTTACATTGTGATCTCTATGATGTCCTTAGGACACATGTAGTGTCAATACTTTATTATGATCTTTTCTTATCCTTGAATTATTTATTTGTGCAACTAATTTGTTTTATTTCTTTGTTCCTAGGCTATGGGTCAATTCTCGTCTATAGAGCATACAAGGAGTAATTATAATAAATGTAAAGTATCGTATCGTACATCTGCAAAAATGATGACCTTGAAATTCATTTTAGATGTCGTTTGAAGAGGATCATGAAGTTGTTGTGTTGGAGGCACGATAGCCTCTCCTTCAAGTATTCTTGGATCATCTGGTTAATTGGGAGGAACTTCATGAAGATGGTATTGATTTCAACAACCATGTGTATTGGGAACGAAATGAAGGTGGGTttcacaccttttattttgtttcaatTTGTTATATGCGTGCAATTTTAGTTTTATTTTGATCTAGTTCTTTTATTCTGATGATGTTGATCCAATTCAGTTTTCGTTTTGGTTTGAAGATGTGTCTCATGTTGGCAATCAACAAGGACTGACCAAGCATGAAGCAGTAGATCAATAAGGAGCAACTGTTTAGATTCTCTTTTTTATTGTCGGTTTGAATCTGCTTTGCGAGCAACCTTGTTGGAGCTCACGAGCGACTCTTGCAAGATATGTACTAAATGGCAATGTAGAAATACAAAAATACCTTTAATAGTGAAGTTTTAAAGGAGCTggatgtagggtcgagatggcggactagaggggggtgaatagtcctttgtaAAAATAATCGCGCTAGCTAACtgaaacaaatacggaattaaaactatcggtctagccaaaactacacccctctatctaagttatcaagcaacttacaaagatcctaattaggcaacaaaggtgctgggctagtgtTGGTAGTCCTTAACGATAaaatccgaccgccaattaagacataaaaagaggagaaattggcaATCTTATACACATAGgcatttactattaacctagTTCCATATGTATTTGGAGAATATTGTTTTGCAGGACACAAACACAAATGCATGAAAGATTTCACCAAAAGACGCTTTCTGACGCTAATTTGTGCAAAGGAACAACCAAGACGCCCATCAACTCAACTCAACCGGGTGCAACACCGACCAAGGAGCAGCCTAGGTCCAGCCCACAACCCACCGCACGAAGGCGGTGGCGAGGAGGCTTGGTTAGGGGGCAGGCAACCCCCCCACCAGCGCTTCTTGGCCACCCCTTGCTTTGGCGGTAGCATGACTCCATGCAGAAGGCGGTGGTGCATGGACTTCACACCAG harbors:
- the LOC136517044 gene encoding derlin-1.2, producing MSSPAEYYKSLPPISKAYGTLCFFTTVLVRLQILDDDFLILYYPRVFKKFEVWRLFTSFFFLGPFSINFGIRLLMIARYGVMLEKGAFDKRTADFLWTMIFGAISLLVVSVIPILNTYALGIPMVSMLVYVWSRENPNAQINIYGLVQLRAFYLPWVMLLLDTIFGSSLKPGLLGIMVGHLYYFFSVLHPLATGKNYLKTPKWVHKIVARFRIGMQANAPVRPPANGNAGTGAFRGRSYRLNQ